The following is a genomic window from Candidatus Krumholzibacteriia bacterium.
CCACGAGGCCTTCGCGCGGGCCATGGTGCACGAGGACCAGATCCGCGATCCGTCGCGCATGCGTTCCTACCTGTACCGGATCGCCACGAACCTGGTGCTGAACCTGAAGCGGCGCCCGGACGTGGTCCGGACCGAGTCGGACCTGGGCGACGAGGTCGACCTCGCGGATCGGCGCGGCCACGGCCCGGGACCGGACGACGACCTGGACGCCGCCGAGCTGCAACGGAGGATCGACGCCGTGCTCGCCAGCCTTCCCACCGACCAGGCCCGGGCCTTCCGCTGGGCGGTGCTCGAGCGGATGCCCTACGCCGACATCGTCGCGTACACGGGCTGGTCGCTGTCGAAGGTGAAGATCACGGTGTTCCGCGCGCGCAAGCGGGTGATCGCCGCGCTGTCCGACCTGCGGCCGAACGTGATCGACCGCGCCGACCCGACCGCGGCCGAGGAGAACGAAGGATGAACCACCACGACCACGATCCCGAACTGCTGGCGTCGCTCGCCCTCGACGACGAGATCGACCACGACGAGCTGCTGCGTCTGCTCGACGCGATGGCCGACGATGCCGACGCCCGCCGCTCCTGGCGCGAGGCGCGTGCAACGCAGGCGATGATCGCCCGAGCGGGCGCGTCGGTGCCGACGGATCGCAGCGCGCGTCCGCAGCCAGCCTCGCGACGGCGGCCGGCCCCGCGTCGATCGCGCCGACGTCTGGCGGCCGCGGCCGTCGGCGTGGCCGCCATGATCGTCGTCGGTCTCGGCCTCGCGCGCATGCTCCCCGCCGACCGCGGCCCGGTGACGACCACCACCGCCTACGACGTGCGCCTCGGCGAGAACGCCGGCGCGATGAGCGACGAGCGTTTCGTCGACCTCGCCGTCGAACTGCTGCGCGCCGACGAACGCTACCGCGACGAGATGTTCGCGCTGCTCGACGAGGTCAGGGCGACGGCCATCGTTCCCGAGAGCCGCGCCCACGAGCGGCGCCCCGCCCGCGAGACCCGCATCGCCCGCAGCGCGTCCGACGACGACTTCGACCGTTCCCGTGAATCCACCGCCTCCCTTCCCGCCGCCTTCTGAACCCGTCCCGCGCGACCGCGCGCACGAGGAGACCA
Proteins encoded in this region:
- a CDS encoding RNA polymerase sigma factor, whose amino-acid sequence is MTSWSSTYRAHAPGLRAFLRRRLRSAELAEDLCHEAFARAMVHEDQIRDPSRMRSYLYRIATNLVLNLKRRPDVVRTESDLGDEVDLADRRGHGPGPDDDLDAAELQRRIDAVLASLPTDQARAFRWAVLERMPYADIVAYTGWSLSKVKITVFRARKRVIAALSDLRPNVIDRADPTAAEENEG